One Peromyscus leucopus breed LL Stock chromosome 20, UCI_PerLeu_2.1, whole genome shotgun sequence genomic region harbors:
- the Dbx2 gene encoding homeobox protein DBX2: protein MLPSAVAAQAGAYWDVVASSALLGLPAPGFGSLGKSFLIENLLRAGAGPTHAPPPPRPAPGPECPQLRPLPASPVPLKLCPAGPYGARWAFQMPGRVSGDRDSAFQPSTPVPSKPFLLSALPFYSACCGGSCRRPASPTAFPREEHGLPLLTQDSNSKARRGILRRAVFSEDQRKALEKMFQKQKYISKTDRRKLAVSLGLKESQVKIWFQNRRMKWRNSKEKEVLSNRCLQEVSLQEERLARPAVGFPPPCPALWEVSQPHSSPSWRENSPEPAERLTQENARVPEANSLRGALYLGPEKDAGDKDGLTSAI from the exons ATGCTGCCCAGCGCCGTGGCTGCCCAGGCCGGAGCCTACTGGGATGTGGTGGCGTCCTCGGCACTCCTCGGCCTCCCAGCGCCGGGCTTCGGCAGCCTGGGCAAGAGTTTCCTGATTGAGAACTTGCTGCGCGCAGGGGCCGGGCCCACGCACGCACCCCCGCCCCCGCGCCCCGCGCCGGGTCCCGAGTGTCCGCAGTTGCGACCGCTGCCTGCCAGCCCAGTGCCGCTCAAGCTGTGCCCAGCCGGGCCCTACGGCGCGCGCTGGGCCTTCCAGATGCCCGGCCGGGTTTCAGGGGACCGAGACAGTGCCTTCCAACCCTCAACCCCAG TGCCTTCCAAACCCTTCCTCCTGAGCGCCCTGCCCTTCTACTCTGCGTGCTGCGGTGGGTCCTGCAGGCGCCCCGCCTCCCCCACAGCTTTTCCAA GAGAAGAACACGGGTTGCCTCTGCTCACCCAGGACTCAAATTCCAAAGCTCGAAGGGGGATTTTAAGAAGAGCTGTGTTCTCAGAGGACCAGAGAAAGGCTCTGGAGAAAATGTTTCAGAAGCAGAAGTACATCAGCAAAACAGACCGAAGGAAACTTGCTGTCAGCTTGGGACTGAAGGAGTCACAG GTGAAGATCTGGTTTCAGAACAGAAGGATGAAATGGCGGAAttccaaagaaaaagaagtgcTCTCCAACAGGTGCCTCCAAGAAGTGAGTCTTCAAGAAGAGAGGCTCGCGCGGCCCGCGGTGGGTTTCCCTCCTCCGTGCCCTGCCCTGTGGGAAGTCTCCCAGCCGCACTCAAGCCCCAGCTGGAGGGAGAATTCTCCAGAACCCGCAGAAAGACTGACCCAGGAGAACGCAAGGGTGCCAGAAGCAAATTCACTCCGAGGTGCCTTGTACTTGGGTCCTGAGAAGGACGCTGGAGACAAGGATGGACTCACTAGCGCCATCTGA